Part of the Pan paniscus chromosome 3, NHGRI_mPanPan1-v2.0_pri, whole genome shotgun sequence genome is shown below.
ATGACGTAATTTTCCTGCGCCTCGGGACGAGCGGCGGCGCGCAAGGAAAAATCGGGTTCCGTTTTTCCCGCGGATTCTGGTGCCTGTGGGGCCGCTGACCCAACACCATGAAGGAAACGCCACTCTCAAACTGCGAACGCCGCTTCCTACTCCGTGCCATCGAAGAGAAGAAGGTATGGTTTGGTGCCCGCAGAATGGCGCGCTGCGTGGGCGCTCGGGTCTCAAGGTGTGGACTCATACCTGGCCAGCCTGGGCCCGGGGAGCCACTAGGGGAACGACCGGCACGTTCACCCCATCCCtcaggctttatttattttttttcggCAGGTTCTTTTCAAGGCTCCAGTCACCCCAGCAGTTGTCCATGCTGTAGTTTCCACTTTCCTGTATGGGCGGGCTGGTTAGGATTCCACTTTCCCCCAAGTGCTTAGCCCAGGGCCAGACAAAAAGTAGTTGCTTAAGAAATACTTGTTgaaggaataaattaatgaatgaatttgtGCTTACAGCGGCTGGATGGCAGACAAACCTATGATTATAGGAACATCAGGATCTCATTTGGAACAGATTACGGATGCTGCATTGTGGAACTTGGAAAAACAAGGTAACAGGATTTAAATGAGATACACATTCAGAAGGGAGAAGTTTGAAAAAAGACCTTATTGACTCGGTTGTTTATAAAGCAGCTAAGAAGTCTGGACAGTATTCTTTGTTTAGCTgacaaaaataagtatttttttatgCAAGATTTTTTGATTTTGTGGTCACACTTGAACTTTTTAATCATAAACGTATTTTCTGTCACGTATCACATAGTTCTTTCTGACTTCTATAAATCATATAGACAACCAGTAGTGATCATATCGAATTTGTTTCTCACACTAATATAGAGATCTTGAGCATCTTGTCATTAAGTGTACatcctgctttctttttcctgagTGACATGAAAATTAGGTTTTCAAATGTTCATTTGAAAGTTGAGAGGCTATTTGGTCACATAATGGTGGTGAACTATGCCATGTGAAAACCCTTAAGAAATCTCAAGTTTTCATGCCATCTTgtatcaataaatacttgctttaGAGGTAAAggtcactgattttttaaaacaatctgtGGAATAGTAAACATTGTAATAAGAAGAGAGGTGTTTTTTCTGTCGTGTTTTTAGTTGTaccaatttatgttttatttgtgtatattatactttacatataatttttaccTCCTATGATTTATTTGGCTGAGTATGATATTACTCACATTAAGATTGAAACTTGTTATctgtttcagttttttgttttggaaggAGAGTCTATTTGGTTTATACTTTGTAACTTTATCTTTGCAGAGTTCTTGGACAGGTTTCCTGTGAACTTGTGTCTCCAAAACTCAATCGGGCAACagaaggtattcttttttttaaccttgaaCTCTCTCAGATGGCGGCTCCAGCTTTCGAACCTGGCAGgtatttaaatctttttcttaagTTGCTTTAGTCGTAGGAGAACCTAACAGCAGTGAGCTTTTGTTTTAATACCTGGTGTTATATTTCATGACATTAGCCCATTGCTATTTTCTCATTATAGGCAGTCAGATCTCTTGGTGAAGTTGAATCGACTCTTGGAAAGATGTCTAAGAAATTCGAAGTGTATAGACACTGAGTCTCTCTGTGTTGTTGCTGGTGAAAAGGTGGGGAATATGCCCATAATTCTTAATCTTAGGATGAATACTGTTGATCATGGATCCCGGTATCTATGCTTTTATTCTCAGAACTTTAGTTAACTCAGTATTGTACTGGTTCGCTTCACTTCAGATGTTCTTGAGTGATACCCTTAGAACTTTGtgctacctctctctctctgaagggACAAAAAGGGTGTCCCTTCAGAGGACACCCTTTTTCTTAAAGGTTTCTAAAAGGTTTTCACCCTTTATCTTAAAAGGGTGAAAATAGCAACTTAGATTtttgtgtaaaaatattttattcaaagaaCTTGTGGCTTTTTCATATAATCTCTCATTTTCTACATGAGTTCATAGAAGCAggtagttttcctttttcatgCAGAACTCAAGAACAGATGAAATCCTTCATTTGGATAGGTTTATCGATTTACACAGGGCCACACCATGTCAGTGGCAGGGATAACTTTGAAAATCTTAGTCCCAATAAATTGTGCTGCATTAGgatattagaattttattttattttattttattttattttattttatttttttgagacagagtctcactctgttgcccaggctggagtgcagtggtgcaatctcagctcactgcaacctctgcctcccctgttcaagcgattctcccactcaGCTTtccgagcagctggaactaccggcgccggccaccatgcccgactaatttttgtatttttagtagagacggggtttcaccagcaggctggtcttgaactccagacctcaagtgattcacctgccttggcctcccaaagtgctgggattacaggtgtgagctactgtgcctggccagaatttgaTTCTTGATTAGGGTATTTTGACAAGCATTTTTATCCCAGAGAAGTCATTTAGCTTCCCATATTCCATACCTAAGTATAATACTTCCTATTTGCATTACTTGTAAGGTtattaaaaatatcacaaaacctaaaagtttaattttttttaatttttgaaaaatttcattattttctctgaGGGACAGGGTGACACTCTcatccaggccagagtacagtggtgtcattatagctcactgtaatcttaaactcctgggctcaagagatcctctctccttagcctcccgaatagctaggactataggcactccACCCAGCTaactaaaaaacttttttttttttttttttgtagagatagggtcttgctgtgttgctcaggctggtctcgaactcctaggctaaaGCAGTTctgccaccttgacctcccaaagtgctgggattacaggtgtaagccactgtgcctggcctagagttTGTGGTTTTTAACAGACatgataaaaatgtaattagattTGAGGTTAGGAAAATCGTAGTATTAAATGTTAGAGTGGTtctgtttatttaaagtatgtgtTCTGTTGTTAAACGACCCACATAGTATTTCAGATGTTTGGCTtaacttttctaaaatatattttttgttgacaAAGTACAAGGAGTAACTGCATGTTTtaacagcaagaaaaaataatttgtacacaATGTTACTTTTCCTGATAAATAGCCACTGGTTGTAATCAgttaggatttatttttattttaaattcactaTCAGGTTTGGCAAATACGTGTAGACCTACATTTATTCAATCATGATGGAAATATTATTGATGCTGCCAGCATTGCTGCAATCGTGGCCTTATGTCATTTTCGAAGACCTGATGTCTCTGTCCAAGGAGATGAAGTAACACTGGTAAGCTCCTATGTGAACCAGGATCCTTGATATGAATGAATGAGGAGGGTCTTAAATGTGCAGGCAACTTGTTTTTAGTGAAGTTATGTTGTAGATGGCAGTTGGGTCGTTTCTAAAAATTTGTTTGTAAGACTGAAACTGCATATGGTCAAAATTGCCCTGGAAATCTCTTAACCGTTCCTCTGTTGAAACATTTGTCAGTAAGAACATACCCTAGCCTGGTTTTCCAGAATAGAATTAGATGACTATTTTGGATTGAACATTAGATGAAGTGGTTGACTTATGTTTAGGGGCCATATGTGTGAAAAATACATGAATCTCAGCACAGTGAGATGCTTACCCTGCAAGAGGCATGCAATAGCTGAAAAGCACTGAGGAATCAGCAGATTCATATTTGTCTCCAGGACTTTTGTTCATTAGGCAAAGAGATGACGAAAGTCCATCAGAAatacctggagggcttgttaaaacatatTGCCAGACTCTGCTCCCAAAGTAAAACAGGGCTAGGACTTAAGATTTTGTACTTCTAACTTTGAGTTCTTAGGTAATACTGATGTTGCTGGTCCAGGGAGCACATTTTGAAAACCATTGACCTACGTTGTCTTTATCTTTTGTTCTGAGTATGTCAGTTTTGGTTTATATAAATTACATGCTAGAATAGTGAAAGTGCACTGTAGTTGTAGTTTGAATCCTGAAGTTGCAAAAGGACACATCAGATGCCCAGATTTTCTAAGCAATGATTCATAATTTTGATTTTGGGCAGTAGACTGAAGCAGaaccattaaaaagtgagaaatAGGGACAAAGGTTTATTAACAGTAGAGGTAATATTCTTTTAGAGGAGGGAGTTTATATAAGGAagtgaaaaaaagtagaaagcgATTACTACACTtgaaaaatcaattaaagaaTACTGTGGTgttattgctagtgggaatgtaaaatggtacagccatgtTGGAAAAGTTTGGTAGCTTAAGTTTTAAGTGTAGACAGCATtctatattcagaaaaataacagtagaagaaaatattcttttttttttttttttttttgagacagggtctcactccgttgtccaggctggggtgcagttgcgtgatctcggctcactgtaacctctgcctcctggacttaagcaatcctcccacctcagtctcctgagtagcagggactacaggtatgtgccacccacttgactaatttttgtattttttgtagagagatggtttcaccaaattgcccaggctggtctcgaactcctgggctcaagtgatcctcccaccttggcctcccaaactgttgggattacaggcgtgagccaccatgcccggctgaagaCACTCTCTTATATGTACATCTTTCAGCAGGTTTgaccttgtaattttttttttttttcttttgagacaaagtttcactgttgttgcccaggctagagtacaatggcgtgatctcagctcactgcagcctccacctcccggattcaagcgattctcctgcctcagtctcccaagtagctgggattgcaggcatgtgcaaccacgcctggctaattttgtatttttagtagagacagggtttctccatgttggtcaggctgatcttgaactccaacCTCGTCCAcatcggccttccaaagtgctgggattacagacgtgagccactgcccccagccgaCCTTATAATGTTAAAACAAACTGCCATggcttaaaattagaaaaaaaaaaaaattctagcaaTTCCATGCCTAAGAATCTACGGGAGGAATAAGAGCTTACTATGTTCAGAGACTTCaatgcaaatgttcatagcatcattTATTAGccagaaactggaaacaatccaaatgtccagcTGGTGAATAGATAAAATGTCATATATACAAataatggaatactgttcagTAATGAAAAGAACTGAACTACTGATAAATGCTGCAAGGTGCATGAAACATGCTAAGTTGAAAGAAGCCAGGCGCAAAacattagaacttttttttttccatttatatagaatGCTCAGAAAGTcagatttatagagacagaaataagATAGATCAGTGATTCCTTGGGGCTAGGGTGGGAGTACACCAGACTCCTACGGACTACAGACAGATTCAAAAGAATTTTGGGGAGTAATGGAAATGTTAAAAaactagattgtggtgatgggtCCGTAAATGTATCCATAACTATACATTTACTAAAAATTGAATCATATACTTAAAATGAGTggattttggctgggtgtggtggctcacacctgtaattccagcactttgggaggccaaggcaggtggatcacctcaggttgggagttcgagaccagcctgaccaacatggagaaaccccgtctactaaaaatacaaaattagccgggcatggtggcacatgcctgtaatcccacctacttgggaggctgacgtaggagaatcgcatgagcccaggaggcggaggttgccgggagctgagatcttgccattgcactccagcctgggcaacaagagtgaaacttcatctccaaaaaaaaaagagtggatttTATGGGATGTAAATTATGTGTCAGtaaatttttgaaaaagcttTTTGAAAAAGTTGTACAGTTTGAGGAACGTGAGTGGCAAAATCAAACTggtaattaattaaaaagttatttgggTACTCAAAGGAATAAAGGAACTTCATTTTTTAGTATTTGATGTGCAAGATGATTTTTTTGGATGTTCATAACTTAGTGACtataattattaaacattttttttgaaacagtataCACCTGAAGAGCGTGATCCTGTACCATTAAGTATCCACCACATGCCCATTTGTGTCAGTTTTGCCTTTTTCCAGCAAGGGTAAGCCTCGCCTTATTATGGGCCAAAATTACAAATGCAGCTAGGAATTTTATTGCTCTACTCAAGTATGTCATGTTAATATTAAACACTTCCCTTAATATTAAAGCACcttgtatttcctttctttctttgtaaggGCATTAGTTGGCAAAGAACTTTCTCAGTAGAAGTAACAAAACTCTTATACTTTGATGAAGATACTtcccaacatttttcttttcatgggaTACTTATAAACTTAGGAATTTACTATGGCATGGTAGTGTTTTATGTTTCCTAAGGATGTACAGTGGTTAAGAGAATTATATGCTAGGCTCTAATTTGGGACAGTGGGGTGAGAATTACTGTGGGTTATTGGAAGATAGGGGACTTTGGAACATATTAGATGGAGTAGTTCTAGGAGTCGGTTACAAGGGGGGATGGTTCAcaaactggaggaaaaaaatctaatgttCTTAAGTTTTCCAGCGTTTTCATTACTTAACTGCTAAATCCTCCTGTGGCAGAAAACTTGGAGTTTTTCAGGTCCATTTAATGGTGCTTTCAAATGAAAACTTGAGCCTTAAATTCCTTTAGAAACAAgggaagataaaaatatttcacacaGTGTTGTGCACAAGGACTAGAGAAAAACTTACAAGTTTTAGTGATTGTAAGTGTAGAGTTTTATCAGAGGAAAATGGGCCAGCATtgtccagtagaaataaaatgtgaaccatatatataattttcttattttcttcttttttttgagatgaggtctggctttgttgcccaatTTGGATTTCAGCAGCGCGATTTttgctcattacaacctctgctttctgggctcaagcaattcttcagcctcagccttccgagtagttgagactacaggcatgcaccaccatgcctagctaatttttgtattttttttgtaaaaaagaggttttgccatattgccccggctggtctggaactcctgagttcaaaagTGATCtagctacctcagcctcccaaaatgctggattacagggatgagccaccatgcctggctgtttctttttcttttctttttttttttttttttttagacaaggtctccctctgtcacccaggcttgagtgcagtggcgtgatcatgttttattgcagcctcaacctctcaggctcaagtgattctcctgcctcagcctcctgagtagctgggaccacaggtgcacaccatgcccggctaatttctttattttttgtagagatgggatttcactatgttgcccaggatggtctgaagctcctgggctcaagtgatccgcctatctccacctcccaaagtgctaggattataggcttgagccaccatgcgcagcatttgttactttttaaattttttttttatttttttgtgacagggtctcactctcacccaggctggagtgcagtggtgtgatcatagctcactgcagcctccaacttctgagctcaagtgatcctcccacctcaaccttccaagtagctgggactataggtgtgtgtcatacccagctaatttaaaaaaattttttttgtagagacagggtctcactttgttgcccaggctggtcccaaactcatgagctcaagtgatcctgcagtcctgacctcccaaagtgctgggattacaagcatgagccaccatgcctggcctcatatgtgtaatttaatattttccagtagtcataaaggtaaaattaatttttatatatttttaattaatatattttcacgttaatgaaataaaatgattaatgaaATAATCAGTATTTTAATAATTACTCATGAGATAGTCTACATTCTTTTGTTTCCACTAAGTCTCTGAAATCCAATATTTTACATACTCTGATTACATTTCAAGGGCTCAGTAACCACAGGTGACTATTGGCAAATGTACCGGACAGTGCAGAAATAGACAGTATTTTTTTCATGAGCCATTAGCAGAACGCAGTAGAACTTTGGAGTACAGGACACTAGGGCAACTTTAGGGTTAACCAATTTAACATTATCTAAGTTTTTATTAATGAGCCAGAAGTCATTTAATCAAAGAGATAGCATTAGGTTTAGATTATATATCATTTAAGTAAATCCAATCTGAACTTAATGTGATTTCATTGTAATAACTAGAGATACCCACTTAGCATTCATTTGTGTTCATAAACACAATAATTTTCTTGTCTCTTTCCCCATTTCAGTGACCCAAATCTGTAGGCTCAGACCTTTATTCTCTGTTGACTTTATTGatgccatcttttaaaaattcattaccCAAGAAATGGTAAGCATTCGGTCTCAGATTTGTTCAGGTCCATTTAACATTCGTTTCAGAACATATTTATTGGTGGATCCCAATGAACGAGAAGAACGTGTGATGGATGGCTTGCTGGTGATTGCCATGAACAAACATCGAGAGATTTGTACTATCCAGTCCAGTGGTGGGATAATGCTACTAAAAGATCAAGTTAGTGCTTTGATTAATGTCCCATTAATAATAGGTTGCTTCTCTTTAGAtgctttttcttgtcttttaacaAAAATCCAATGGGGATACTTCCAGTGATTTATTCTAGGATATGTTAGAATCTGGTTTCAGTACTGTCACTATTAAATACATTCTGTTGACTGGTGGCTATGAGGTATCCTCCTCCTTCCTACCTTGGTGCTCCCATGTCTGGCCTGCTGGAGTCTGACCCTTCCACCTAGAAGCAGGGTCTAGTGAAGAAAAAGATTTATATccctattaagaaaaaaaaaagtggccgggcatgttggcttatgcctgtaatcccagcactttgggaggccgtggctggtggatcacttgaggtcaggagttcaagaccagcctggccaacatggtgaaacccatctctactaaaaatacaaaattagctgggtgtggtggctggcgcacgcctgtaatcccagctacttgggaggctgaggcaggagaattgcttgaatctgggaggcagaggttgcagtgagctgagatcgtgccattgctctccagtctgggcaacaacagcaaaattccatctgaaaaaataaaaaataaaataaataaataaatattagccgagcttggtggtgcatgcgtgtGGTCCtggccacttgggaggctgaggtgggaggattgcttgagcctaggaggtggaggttgagtgagctgagatcgtgtcactgcattccagcctgggctacggaatgagaccctgtctcaaaagcaaataaaaatttttaaacatccaATAGTAGACATTATGTaaaaagatagttttactttCACTTTTAGAACTACAATTGGCAGTAGTTCTGAAACCCAGCTGTATATCATATTCACATGGGAGCTTTTAGAAAATAGATCTCCATATAGCATACAGTGTAGATGATTAAAAGCTTCTTTAGTTTGAATTCTAGTTCTGCCCCCGTACTAGCTGATCTTGGGCAAATGATTTTATATCTTTGGGTCTcactttctttatctgtaaaatagggaatgATGTTATTGCCAACACCTTGTTGTTATAAGGATATAAATATATTGCACAGTGTCTAGCACACatttattaagtgtgcaataaatgttagtttctggtatcatcatcatcatctttacCAGCATCACAAGTACTACCCAGATTACCCACAGAAAAAGGAAGTTAGTGCATCCTGGAGCATATATGTGTCTGTGGCCTCTTCTGTGGTATGTTTTATACTGTTGTATAAGAAAGTTTTTATGTCTGTTCCCTTGATGTGACAGTCCTTCACATATCTTAAAACAACTTTCACATCTTGCCTTAATCTGTGTTTACATTGTATTCATGTTTGGAAAAGTCAGGCTTAAATTATAAAGGTAGAAAAATTTCATGGTTTTAGTTTCATTAGAGAAAACTATTTGGTTTATTGTCTTTAAACAACAGAATTCACTTTTATAAATAGGTTCTGAGATGCAGTAAAATCGCTGGTGTGAAAGTAGCAGAAATTACAGAGCTAATATTGAAAGCTTTGGAGAATGACCAAAAAGTAAGGTAAGTAACTTTTCCAGAACTAAGtggtcttttattttcatttttttaatttttattattttttttagtataggCAAGCTTTATTATGCATGAACTTGATTTCACATACAAAGTTAGAATGGCAATTTCACTTAAAATTGACTCATTAAAAAGTGTAAATACCATGGTATAGTTATGTTATCCAAAACTCCGAAAGGTAGTGAAACTGGTAACAGATATTGCTACTCATCTTTGGACGGATACAATAAAAGTGTTAATGAAACTGGTTCCCAGACAAGTATGTGTCACTTGCTCCTGTGCCTTAGGGAGGAGAGGATGTTACAACACAAGCATTATTGATGCAGTGACTTGTGGATAGTTGCTCCTTATTAACACTGCTAAAATTAGGTTCACGTTTTTTACTTTGTGTGGGAGCTGGTGATTCTTGTCCTTTTGTTTTATGAGGGATAtctttcaaagtgctggcatcAAACCCACTTATTGCAAAATGCATCACAGATGGGAATTTAAGTCTGGGTCAAGTCCAGAATTCTAAAACAATAAAGAGGAAAGACCCACCTAAGAGCAAGAGGTCTTCATTGCTCCAGACTCTAAGATACAACACAGGGAACAGGAAATGGCCCTAAATggtcttttaatatattttttctcttaaggaTCTTCCTTGAACGAGGGCAACCATATAAATTTCACACTTGATCTTTCCTTATTTGTTAATCTGAATTGAGTATACTATTTAATGTGTTTTTAGAAAATTGATTGGACTTGTTATATTTTCTGCAATTTAAATATAACCTATATTGAAAAATCAtataagatttttgtttgttttttgagatgaagtctcacttctcactctgtcacctaggctataGTGCatttgtgcaatctcagctcactgcagcctccgcctcatggcttcaagtgattctcctgcctcagcctcccaaatagctgagattacagatgcataccaccatgcctggctaatttttatatttttagtagggatggggttttgccgtgttggccaggccggtctcaaactcctgacctcaggtgatccacccgcctgggcctcccaaaatattaggattacaggtgtgagccaccgtgcctggagaCATAAGATTTTTCTTTAGCAGTTAacatttccttaggataaaaATAATCTAGTAACTCAAATTAATGGAAGGAAACAGGTTGATTTCCATCTCTACCTCTTACTGTGCTATCTTAAGCAAGATATATAACCCAGCATTTCAGTGTCCTCTTCTATAATATGGGATATTAACACTACCTGGTAGGGCTGATTTGAGGGTTAGAGAATAGTATATTTTAAGCACCTAGCACATGGTCTGGCACATGGTTTAATAAATGATTATGCTAACTATTTACTCTTGTTAGGCATAATAAATTCGTGAGGTTAAGTTAGATAAACTAACTCTCTTCCAATATTTTTCATCCACCAAAggataaaataatagtttttttccCTTCCTGTCTTCTATCCAATCTGTTAccttcctcccccttccttcccaccaaaaaaacccccacatACAGGAAAGAAGGTGGAAAGTTTGGTTTTGCAGAGTCTATAGCAAATCAAAGGATCACagcatttaaaatggaaaaggcCCCTATTGATACCTCGGATGtagaagaaaaagcagaagaaatcATTGCTGAAGCAGAACCTCCTTCAGAAGTGTATCTTTATTTGGTGGTTTTTGCAGTAACAAGATTCATAACACTTGGCATTATAATATTAGGCTATATGAAGGATGTGTATACTGAAATTAGTTTTTGTAAACACCGTACTTTGTTagagaaaacacttaaaatacaaGATAGAGATGTGAGTCATATTCTGTTGATGGTATAACATTCAGCTTCTCTTCAGTTATCCtggaaaaaaacagattttaaggaCCAATTTAATTTAGTACTATAACTAAAATGTTGAGAGAATCTGTCTCTTCACAATTTCTTATTAATTGCATCCATAAAATCTTGcctgagttttttttcttcttcattgttcAGCCATCCATAGTGTAGCTATATtaagttttttttcccctaggaaCTTGGGGCACACTTGAATCAATCTTACAAGAAGAAAACTTTCATTCTCATCTTCAACAGTTCATCAAATAGCAGTATTTTTGTTACTCAGTTTTCTTAACTTGTTAAGTGTTTCTACACCTGTGCTATGGACTCCTGGAACTGCCCAAATTGGAGAGGGAGTAGAAAACTCCTGGGGTGATCTTGAAGACTCTGAGAAGGAAGATGATGAAGGCGGTGGTGATCAAGCTATCATTCTTGATAGTATAAAAATGGACA
Proteins encoded:
- the EXOSC9 gene encoding exosome complex component RRP45 isoform X1, which encodes MKETPLSNCERRFLLRAIEEKKRLDGRQTYDYRNIRISFGTDYGCCIVELGKTRVLGQVSCELVSPKLNRATEGILFFNLELSQMAAPAFEPGRQSDLLVKLNRLLERCLRNSKCIDTESLCVVAGEKVWQIRVDLHLFNHDGNIIDAASIAAIVALCHFRRPDVSVQGDEVTLYTPEERDPVPLSIHHMPICVSFAFFQQGTYLLVDPNEREERVMDGLLVIAMNKHREICTIQSSGGIMLLKDQVLRCSKIAGVKVAEITELILKALENDQKVRKEGGKFGFAESIANQRITAFKMEKAPIDTSDVEEKAEEIIAEAEPPSEVVSTPVLWTPGTAQIGEGVENSWGDLEDSEKEDDEGGGDQAIILDSIKMDTGVEVSGIGSQDAPIILSDSEEEEMIILEPDKNPKKIRTQTTSAKQEKAPSKKPVKRRKKKRAAN
- the EXOSC9 gene encoding exosome complex component RRP45 isoform X2, with amino-acid sequence MKETPLSNCERRFLLRAIEEKKRLDGRQTYDYRNIRISFGTDYGCCIVELGKTRVLGQVSCELVSPKLNRATEGILFFNLELSQMAAPAFEPGRQSDLLVKLNRLLERCLRNSKCIDTESLCVVAGEKVWQIRVDLHLFNHDGNIIDAASIAAIVALCHFRRPDVSVQGDEVTLYTPEERDPVPLSIHHMPICVSFAFFQQGTYLLVDPNEREERVMDGLLVIAMNKHREICTIQSSGGIMLLKDQVLRCSKIAGVKVAEITELILKALENDQKVRKEGGKFGFAESIANQRITAFKMEKAPIDTSDVEEKAEEIIAEAEPPSEVVSTPVLWTPGTAQIGEGVENSWGDLEDSEKEDDEGGGDQAIILDSIKMDTGVEVSGIGSQEHRPPVQNKKKHQVKSQ